From the genome of Triticum aestivum cultivar Chinese Spring chromosome 1A, IWGSC CS RefSeq v2.1, whole genome shotgun sequence:
CGTCCTTTGTTCAGGGAGGCTGGGCGCTGACTCGCTGCTCCTCCCGCAGCGAGACGAAGCAGGGGCACGGTGCTTGGCGAAACGGGGCAGCAGCGGCGGATGGAGCTTCACGGGCAGGCGAGGTGGAGGCTGCCGGGAGCGGAGCAGAACGGCGCGGCGCGGGACTTGCCGCAGCAGGATCGACCGGAGGCGGAACTTGGCGCATCAGGGCTTCACGGGAGGAGTTGCTTGAATTTCTCCCATGGCGGGCATCGACGGCGCCGAACAACAATGGCGAAGAAAAGCTTCGAGAGGAGCTTGACGATGGCGGGGTCCTCTCCTCTGGATCGAGCTAAACAAGGGCGTGCGGACGAGGGGCACGGCCTTGATCCCATCCGGATCGAGCAGAAGGACTGCAGGCGGCGCGGATCTGGGCGAGGACGGCGGCTCCGGTCATAGACGGAGATGAGGCAGACGGTTCTTGCGGTTGACGGTGCTGTACTCCATCGGGCGGCCATGGATGGGACCTGCGAAGCCCCATGGCTGCGGGGTGAGGGAGAGGAACAAGGGGGAATTGAAAGAAAAACGAGGAAGGGAGAGGAACGAGGTCACCGACGGCGAGGTTCTCTGGTGGCTTCAAATCGAAGAGCTCGGGCTCGAGCTCTGGTTGGTGGGAGGAGGAATGGGAGGATCCCGATGTGGATTcggtggagtgtggcggcggctgAGGGAGGACAAAagacctagattttagggttgctgcCTAGGGGATTGGTCTATATATAGTAAGTGGATTTTtggataggggcatttggtccctccgatcttaatcggacggacgggaaaaataggttaggtagcccaaatagaaaaacggagacgttttgtagatgtccGGGGATGTTTTGAGTCCAACGGTGACAACTgttcgggtcgggttcgggacaacttccggacgcgcgcgaggggttcgatgcactgcgGAGAGAGGGTtttcggaccgtgcgatcgcatcggacggctccggacgcgaagaggggtaggaggatggactaggtgggctgtggcgagactgcgaggggagaagagagagagggcccggcatctgtttccggagaccgaaaacgtccgacgttttgaccgactatattgtcgctatagttaaccgttggggcgtcaaacggattccaaatgcgatgaaacttgacaggcggtctatctacactataataagaccacacgccaactttcaacccattccgagaacattttcggccacttataaaataatatttcggacatgccgcgggctcGTGCAAGCgtggttggactcagaacggacaacagaaggaacggggaggccgggacggatgcaagttttgaaaacatgatgatgcaaatgcacatgatgacatgacaagatgcaacacgcaagcgaatgacaatgcaataacaacgaataactggaagacacctggcgcaacgggctcggtctcggggcgttacagctggCCCATTAAACATAGCCGAGTGGGATGCTGCTTCGTTCGCTCGTTTATTCCTATTTTTGTTCTTTTATAATTTAACTTATATTATGAAATATCCTAGATTGTAATTATTTATATTTAAAATGTTTATGCAGTGCTAAAACAATCTTCACAGAATTTTTAATATGTTAATGGCATTAATAAATTATACATAAAAAAGTTCACATGTTTCAGGAAAATGTTTGTgacattaaaaaaatgtttattCAATGTTAGAAACATATTGATGCAACTTTTAAAAATTTAATGGCATTAAAATTATGTACATAAAAAATGTCCAAGCTTTTCGTAGAAATGTTGGTGACATTTTCAAAAGaagtttatacaatgtaaaaaaatttcACTTAACTAAAAAATGTTGCATAAAATTCACAAAAATATAAGTCACATTTAGAAAATTGTAACAAAATTTTAAGTTTTGGTGATATTTAAAATAATATTTATACTATGCGACAAGAATGTTGACCTAGTTAAATAAATTATCTTTTATCATTTGAAAAAACATTTCAACATCTACTTAAATGTTTTAACACatatttttaaaatttcaaaaacatgtatCTAAAAATGTACATAAGGCATTTAAAAAGTGtttgacatgtataaaaaaagggtgtgtctagggcacatctagatgggctctagttattgcacatctaagtgagtgaatcaggcataaagagaaaaagaaaaaagagaaaaaaatattcacacgaatctcagtgtaagatcaatgacatatgacttagatgtgcaatatttatggcacatctagatgtgctttagcaaaactgataaaaaaattCCACGTGATGCgttgaagaataataataataGGGAAACCCATAAAAACCAATGCAGAAACACATAAAACAGGAGAAAAGCCGGTGGAAGAGATACATAAACCACTACGGCCCATAACAACTGCTACTCCACAGGATAAAAACCGAGGACTACCAGCGGCACATTTCCTTTGCTTTTAGCCCAGCCCAGGGCAACACCGTACTTCTCCATCCGGCCTTACCGCACCTAAACCCTAAATCCTAAATCCCCGTTCCCCAATTCCCCATTGCGCGAGCCCGCCACCGCCGTGCCCTCACCAAGTTCGCCACCGCCGCACGCTAAGCTAGCCGTCGTCACTGACCTGCGAAGTAAGAGGAGGCCGCCGCCGAGAGGCAAAACCTACAGCCTAACGGGCTCCGTCCATGGCGGACTCCCCCGCGCAAcccgcaccggccgccgccgccgccgccgccgccgggaaccCCCACAAGCGCAAGAACAAGGGGAAGGGCAACCccaacaagaagaacaagaagctgaAGGGCCCCgacgacgccacccgccgccgccgcaagccgagCGCCAAGTTCCTCAAGCTGCTCGAGAAGCGCGCCCGCGACTACaactccgacgacgacgacgatgccgAAGCCCGACCACGAAGGTCGCAGCCACGGCCGCCGCCGAAGCAACGTGATGCTGCTCCCAATGGCGACGACGACCTCAAAGAGGCCccctcgtccgaggaggaggcctCCAGCTCCAGCGGGGAATCCGACGGGGAAAGGGCGGTCACCATGTTCCAGGAAGGCTGCAGGGCTTTCCAGGCCGCCTTCACCAAGATCATGGAGAAGAAGCTCGCCGACAACCCATTGGTTGGTTATACTCCGCTAGTTctcaacgtttttacatttctgtcaTGATGATGCATAACATAAAAGGGGGGGCTAACACCTTTTCTTCTTGTTGCTAGGGTCCGATTCTGTCAGCGGACAAGAAATTGGTCGCCGCCAAGTTGGCCGAGGAGGCGGACGAGCACAAGTCCAAGGGAGAGGCCCGCAAGGAGAAGCGCATTGTATGCTACACCTCATACGCTTGCTCGCTAATTCACCTTGCACTTAGAATGCGTTTGTGTTCAGGGCATGACCTCTTGTTTCGTGGCAAATGTAGGCTGCGCAGAAGGGTCATAAAATACCCGAGAATGCTATTGACAACAAAGAAAAGATGCTTATCAAGGTTGCAACCCAAGGAGGTAATGTTCTGTTTTCTACTATGTCATTTTGCTTCCGTCTAATATCAAACTTCTCTAAACTCACCGCTTGTTCTCCAACATCTTTTCATGTACTCTATTGATGATGCAGTTGTCAGGTTGTTCAATGAGGTAAGCACACTTGTCTTTTCTTAACTGCTAGACATATATGTTGCTCTGTTTGTTGTGTATATAATTACTCATTCTAGGGATCTTCCATGGATTCTCATCCTAAGGTGAATTTGTGGTTCTAATTTTTTTGGGGCGTTCAGCAAAATATGCTATGCAACGCCAGTTATCCTAAGACTTGGATGGGGCTCCGTGATACCTTTCACATCGCTTTCTAATGAACAACATAGGGCAACTCTCTCTCATACATATCACACTCGGTTCAGTTGCCTGTATATATTCGAGAAAGAGATTTGCTTAGTTCAAGCTGCAATTAGTTCCACACTTAGTTACTTACCTACTATGCGCTTATTTGATTCAAACGAATTTCATTACGGTTTTGGAGGATTTGAATCCTTAGGAGTTCTTCTGGTGTAGGTTACTTGATTAACTTCATTGGAATCCTTAAGAATTGGAACCTATTGGAACGTTTAGGTTCTTTCCTAAATATGGCCCTGCACTCTATTTTGTATATACTTTGGAAAACCTCGTGTTAGCTAATTAGTAGGTCttaaaatttgtttttttttcaggTGAGCAAGCGACAGACTAGGAAAGGTTTGAATCCATCAAGTAAAGATGTCAAATGTATGACCTTTTCCTTTTCAATGCTATTGACTTCCTCCAATATTTTAAAATTCATCTGATTCTGCCTACTTTTTTGGACTTCTAATTTGTGGATGGTCAAACTTTGTATTATCATTATCTATTAATTATCTTGAAAAGAAAAGCTTTAGTGGGCATGGGACAACTCAAATAATTTGTTGACAGGATGATCGAACATGTTTCCTATTAGACAGGATAGTAGTCTGAAATACAATTTGCTGTATGAAATGCCAGTTAGTCACCACTATTACAATCTGGTTATCTTTATCCATTTTTGTTTGAAACAGATCAGCCTTATGCAAAACATGTTAACTGCCTCTTCTTTCCTTTCCGCTTTCAATCTGTATCCAAGAATGAAATATCAGCATGCATCCATGACCCCATGTCATCACAATATGACATATAACTTGGCGATCCGGGTGTTGTTATTTCTGAAATCTTGTAAGAATGGTTGTTGTTTAATCAAGCTTGAAAAGAATTATGTGAAATCTTCTTTTCAAACATCTCAATTGCAGAGTGAAACTTGTGGAAAACAGATCTGGACTCATAGTTTATCAAGCCTTTAACTAATTAGGTGCAATCTGGAGCTTCAAAGCTCAGCTTGATGTTAGTTAGTGTTGCAATGGACATGATACATGTCTGCTTTCTACTCTATAAACATCACCATTTCATGGGCCACTGAATGACCAAGTGTTGGGAGAGGCATATAACTGCTTACATTTTTAGAGGGTTTGAATTTGCAGATAACCTTGAAAATCAATTATAACTGAAAACAGCTGGAGATGTCACATGCTATATTTCTTTTGATGCTAGCACACCATCATATTGACGCATGATTGTGCACATGATGCCTATCTTCTGTGTTTAGTTTTGATGCTCACAACCATTTCTATACTTTTTTTTTTGAACTGTGAATGATATCCAAATGGGCTGATTGGTTTCCTGTTCGTCCTTGTAGCTTTGGCAAAACACTCTGTACCATCTAACGAAGGACAACAAGGCCAGGGATCTTCCAAGTTCTCAAAGGTAGTTACACCTACTTCTTTCTTTTGAAGTGATTGTTTGGATAACTAGTATTTGGAGGAAGTGTTAGCATAACCAGTTTTGATAGGATTTTTTAGGAAAACCAGTTTTAGGTTGTTGTTTTGTTGAAGCTGATTTATAGGATGTCGTttggacttgaaaacttcaaattTGGATGAGAGTATTAAATAGTTTTTCCTTTGTCCCTGAACTCTCTCTCCCTTGACGGACACACATGTAATCATCGACTCTGTGCAACAGCTTTGGCCGAGCATGATGATGCTATTGAAGAAATACTGCATTACCTTTCTGATTGTGAGGCCGCTGCGATAAGCAGCTGCATCCTGCTTATCTCGCTGAGATCGAAATCACAGCTTTGGCCGAG
Proteins encoded in this window:
- the LOC123189482 gene encoding RRP15-like protein gives rise to the protein MADSPAQPAPAAAAAAAAGNPHKRKNKGKGNPNKKNKKLKGPDDATRRRRKPSAKFLKLLEKRARDYNSDDDDDAEARPRRSQPRPPPKQRDAAPNGDDDLKEAPSSEEEASSSSGESDGERAVTMFQEGCRAFQAAFTKIMEKKLADNPLGPILSADKKLVAAKLAEEADEHKSKGEARKEKRIAAQKGHKIPENAIDNKEKMLIKVATQGVVRLFNEVSKRQTRKGLNPSSKDVKSLAKHSVPSNEGQQGQGSSKFSKNIGKGEDEPGWAPLRDTYMLGSKLKDWDKAQDSDVAKPSEVPLDNFSDDE